The nucleotide sequence TTCCGCGATAATCGATTATATGAGTTACTATATCTAGTATAGTTGATGTATACCAATCCTCAGGAATATTCCCTGCTTCACTCTTTTTATACCCCTTAGCTGCCCCATCATCCCGCAACGCAAACTGCGGCAAGCGGATTTTACCCGTCAGCAGTTGCTGCATTGTGGCTGTTTTGATGGCCTGTTTTTTTGCGATTAACTGTTCCAGAGCAGTAATTAGTGCTTCAGTATCAAACAGTACGTTGGCAATAGCTGTTTGTTCTTCTCTTTGACTCGGAATAACAAATAAAAAATCTGCGATCTCAGTTCTATTAATTTTAGGTATGCCACTTCTTACAGAAACTGACTCGGCATATTTCGAAAATCGGTTTCCAAGAACTAACGGAAGAATATATTTAGGTTCGATTCCTTCTTTAGGTCTTAGAGGGTACATATCTGCGCTACATAGCCCATCAAAATCAGCATAAATAGCTTTCCTCAAATATGGACGTATTTTGCTGTAGATAGTGTCCCCAGAATGAAAAATATATTTACCACTTATAGCATTTTGCTCTTTGGCTGATTGCGTACTTATCAGTCTACCTGTTCCTGTTTCAATGTGGTCTGGGGCAATTAATATCATTGAAGAATATGGTTCACATATAGGCGATACTTGCCCACTAACAATCGAGACTACATCAAAAAAAGGGACAACTTCCCAGTCCTGCGGAATAACCCCCACCTCAGTCAGCTTAAACCCCGCAGGCACGTCTTTCCCCGCTGTCCCCGACTGCTGCTCACTCACCATTAATTCCACCATCACCACACCAGCCCCATCGCCCGCAAATGTCCGGCCACCTTCTCGCTCAACACCTCAACGGACGCTTCCAGCGCCGGTAACGGCTCGGCATAGCGCTCTTCCAGCTCCTTCACGCGCTCCGCCAGTTGCTGAGTGATGCGCTCAATCTCCGCCTTAATCCCGGCCTGCAACGTCGCCAACCATTTGTCCTCTACCACCAGCGCTTTGATCGCCGCGTTATCCAGCGTGGGATAATGTTTAAATACTGCGCGATCCAGCGCTTCCTGCGCGATTTTCAGCGCTTTTTTCGCATTCGCCTCTGCTTTAATCAGCGCCAAGCAGCGAGTCAGTGCCGCCAGCTCATCGGGGTCGGCGGTGGTTTTCTTCAGTTGAGTCAGGCGGGCATTGACCAGCTTTTGCGTCACCTTATCCTTATCGTTCTTCGCCTCGGCCAGCAGATCGTCGTCCCCGGCTTGCTCCTCGACATACTCGGCTAACTGACGGCTGGCTTCTTCACTGCGCTCCTGTGCGCGGTTCAGCGCGTCCAGCAGTTCCGGGAAACAGCGAACTTCCATCAGTGAACGGGGCAGCACGTCGGCCTTATAGCGCCGCTTGTCAAACTCAAAATCGTGCGCTTCTTTCCAGACGTTTTTGCCGTCCTTACCTTTCACCGGCTGGAGTTCACGAATTTGCGCGGCGGCTTGCCAGCCCTCCTGCGTGATCACATAGACATCGTCCTGCATAGCATCGGCCCAGTAGTCCATCAGGATCTGGTACACACTGTATTTATTCAGCAACTCACTGTTGGCATACTGCGCCAGCAGCATCTCGCTGATATCGTGGATCAGTTCCTTCGGTTTATCGCCTTTGCCAATATCTGCCAGCGCCGCCTCTTTCACCCACGCCTTAAATGGCAGCAGGCTGCGGGTGGCAAAATCCTTAAATTCCTGATGCGCCAGAATGGTCGGTTTAACCTGCTGGGCTTCGACCTGCGCCTGACAGTAGCCGGGGCGATCGTCAGCAAACAGCACGTCGCGCAGGGCAGGGAAAACTCGCCAGTAATCCTGTAAAGCATCAACATCGCGCGCCGGAATACCGCCCTGTAAGTGCGCGGCCAGATCGTGCAGATCTTCCGGTTCGCCGCCGTCGATATAGCGGGGGATATTCAGGTTGTAATCATTTCCGGCGATGTCACTTAACGGCACCATCCGGCTGTAGCCGGGCACCGTGCGCTGATGATTAAACACATCCACGATGCAGTGAATATCCCGGCTGCGCAGGCGGTTCTTATTGCCGTCCTTGATAAAGCCCCGGCTGGCGTCGATCATAAAAATGCCTTTGCGGCTGTGTGCGTGTTCCTTATCAATTACGATAATGCACGCCGGGATGCCCGTGCCATAAAACAGGTTGGCCGGTAAGCCGATAATGCCTTTGATATAGCCCTGTTTAATCAGGTTTTCGCGGATATTCGCCTCGGCGTTGCCGCGGAACAGCACGCCGTGCGGCAGGATCACCGCCCCTTTCCCGGTGCTTTTCAGGCTCTTGATAATGTGCAGCAAAAAGGCGTAATCGCCGTTCTTCTCCGGCGGAACGCCCCAGACGAAACGTTCAAACGGATCTTTCTTCAGATCCAGTCCGCTGGTCCAGTTTTTATTGGAAAATGGCGGGTTCGCCACGGCGAAGTCGAAGGTTTTCAGTTTGCCGTTGGCTTCTTTCCACTGCGGATCGCTCAGGGTATTGCCCTGCCAGATTTTCGCGGTGGCGTTGTTGTGCAGGATCATATTCATCCGCGCCAGCGCGCTGGTGGCGTTGTCCATCTCCTGCCCAAAGATCGACAGCCCGCGTCGGGCTTCATCGCTGACTTTGAGCAGCAGTGAGCCGGAGCCGCAGGTCGGGTCATACACCGTGGCGTCCTGCGGCGTGTCGGGTGTAATGCCGATCACCTTCGCCAGAACGCGCGACACCTCCGCAGGCGTGTAAAACTGTCCTTTGCTCTTGCCGGATTCGGTGGCGAAGTGGCGCATCAGGTATTCATAGGCATCGCCCAGCAGATCGTCGCCATCGGCCCGGTTGCCGGACAGATCCAGCCCCTCGAAGATGCCGACCAGCTTTGTCAGGCGATCAATCATCTCCTTGCCTTTACCGAGCTTGTCTTCATCGTTGAAATCGGCGTCGATGACGCCTTTCAAACCGTTATCTTCAGCCAGCGATTGGATGATTTTGTTAATTTTATCGCCAATTTCTTTGTCGTTCTTCAGCGCGACCATATCATCAAAGCTGGCCCCTTGTGGGATGACGATCATACCGTAGGGATCGCCTTTATATTTATCAGAGACATACTTCATAAACAGCAGGGTCAGTACATAGTCCTTGTACTGGCTGGCATCCATCCCGCCGCGCAATTCGTCGCAGCTTGCCCACAGGGAGGAGTAGAGTTCGGTTTTTTTGATAGCCATTGAATATCTCGTGTTGTTCAGAGATGTGCCGTGAGCAGGTTACAGCAGATCGGTGTTCAGTCCGGCGGCTTTCAACCGACGGGTTAAGTTACGCATTTTGCTGAATTCAGTACCCAGACTTTGGCGCAGACCAGCCCCTTCGCAAAATTCTTTCGCCGTAATATGTTCCAGTTCATCGGCATATTTGATCACTTGCAGATGCAATTCGGCGATGTACTGGTTACGCGGGGCTTTGTCCAGTGCCTGCTTAATACGGTGGTAGATGTCCTGTTCATTCATACTATGTGGGTTACTAATGTTGCAGTTAGCTAATTTGGCTAAATTAGCTAACTGCAACATTAGGTTCAAGCACTTTGATGATTGGCGTATTTGTTTGCACAGTTTGTGAGCGTAGAAAATCTCTTGCGGTTAATTCATCGCCACGTTATCTTTCCTGCGCACCTGCAAAATCAGGTGCCGGGATTGGTCTCCTGATATATTTTGTTGGCGACATATTGACGCGCCTGCGTCTTTTTTTATGTCGTGTGTCCGGCTACATATCAATGGTGGGCTGGGCGGGGGCACCGTAAGGT is from Dickeya dianthicola NCPPB 453 and encodes:
- a CDS encoding HTH-like domain-containing protein; this encodes MNEQDIYHRIKQALDKAPRNQYIAELHLQVIKYADELEHITAKEFCEGAGLRQSLGTEFSKMRNLTRRLKAAGLNTDLL
- a CDS encoding type I restriction-modification system subunit M encodes the protein MAIKKTELYSSLWASCDELRGGMDASQYKDYVLTLLFMKYVSDKYKGDPYGMIVIPQGASFDDMVALKNDKEIGDKINKIIQSLAEDNGLKGVIDADFNDEDKLGKGKEMIDRLTKLVGIFEGLDLSGNRADGDDLLGDAYEYLMRHFATESGKSKGQFYTPAEVSRVLAKVIGITPDTPQDATVYDPTCGSGSLLLKVSDEARRGLSIFGQEMDNATSALARMNMILHNNATAKIWQGNTLSDPQWKEANGKLKTFDFAVANPPFSNKNWTSGLDLKKDPFERFVWGVPPEKNGDYAFLLHIIKSLKSTGKGAVILPHGVLFRGNAEANIRENLIKQGYIKGIIGLPANLFYGTGIPACIIVIDKEHAHSRKGIFMIDASRGFIKDGNKNRLRSRDIHCIVDVFNHQRTVPGYSRMVPLSDIAGNDYNLNIPRYIDGGEPEDLHDLAAHLQGGIPARDVDALQDYWRVFPALRDVLFADDRPGYCQAQVEAQQVKPTILAHQEFKDFATRSLLPFKAWVKEAALADIGKGDKPKELIHDISEMLLAQYANSELLNKYSVYQILMDYWADAMQDDVYVITQEGWQAAAQIRELQPVKGKDGKNVWKEAHDFEFDKRRYKADVLPRSLMEVRCFPELLDALNRAQERSEEASRQLAEYVEEQAGDDDLLAEAKNDKDKVTQKLVNARLTQLKKTTADPDELAALTRCLALIKAEANAKKALKIAQEALDRAVFKHYPTLDNAAIKALVVEDKWLATLQAGIKAEIERITQQLAERVKELEERYAEPLPALEASVEVLSEKVAGHLRAMGLVW
- a CDS encoding restriction endonuclease subunit S; this translates as MVELMVSEQQSGTAGKDVPAGFKLTEVGVIPQDWEVVPFFDVVSIVSGQVSPICEPYSSMILIAPDHIETGTGRLISTQSAKEQNAISGKYIFHSGDTIYSKIRPYLRKAIYADFDGLCSADMYPLRPKEGIEPKYILPLVLGNRFSKYAESVSVRSGIPKINRTEIADFLFVIPSQREEQTAIANVLFDTEALITALEQLIAKKQAIKTATMQQLLTGKIRLPQFALRDDGAAKGYKKSEAGNIPEDWYTSTILDIVTHIIDYRGRTPKKLGMDWGNGNIVALSAGNVKKGYIDFLSECYFGSDELYNRWMTSGTPKRNDIVFTMEAPLGNAALIPDDKKYILSQRTILLQINEERFTPIFILQVLLSDFFQSYIYDCATGSTAQGIKRSIFEKLYIAAPKNREEQTAIASILSDMDKDIQTLQQRLDKTRQLKQGMMQELLTGKTRLIERN